The following proteins are co-located in the Neofelis nebulosa isolate mNeoNeb1 chromosome 18, mNeoNeb1.pri, whole genome shotgun sequence genome:
- the TSC22D4 gene encoding TSC22 domain family protein 4, protein MSGGKKKSSFQITSVTTDYEGPGSPGGSEPPALPTPTGPPPRLPNGEPNPEQGGKSTPRNGSPPPGAPASRFRVVKLPHGLGEPYRRGRWTCVDVYERDLEPPGFGRLLEGIRGASGGTGGRSLDSRLELASLGLGAPTPQPGLSQGPTSWLRPPPTSPGPQARSLTGGLGQLAMPGKAKVETPPLSASPPQQRPPEPRTGDSAGPSRAATPLPSLRVEAEAGGSATGTPPLSRSKDGALRLRMELVTPEEMGQVPPLDSRPGSPALYLFPDASLVHKSPDPFGAAAAQSLSLARSMLAISGHLDSDDDSGSGSLVGIDNKIEQAMDLVKSHLMFAVREEVEVLKEQIRDLAERNAALEQENGLLRALASPEQLAQLPSSGVPRLGPPAPNGPSV, encoded by the exons ATGAGTGGGGGCAAGAAGAAGAGTAGTTTCCAAATCACCAGCGTCACCACGGACTATGAGGGCCCAGGGAGCCCAGGGGGTTCTGAGCCCCCTGCCTTGCCCACCCCCACTGGGCCCCCACCCCGCCTGCCTAATGGGGAGCCCAACCCTGAGCAGGGGGGCAAGAGCACCCCCCGGAATGGCTCCCCACCGCCTGGGGCCCCTGCCTCCCGTTTCCGGGTGGTAAAGCTGCCCCACGGCCTGGGAGAGCCTTACCGCCGAGGCCGTTGGACGTGTGTGGATGTTTACGAGAGAGACCTGGAGCCCCCAGGCTTTGGCCGGCTCCTGGAGGGAATTCGAGGGGCCTCAGGAGGCACTGGGGGCAGATCTCTGGATTCCAGGTTGGAGCTGGCCAGCTTGGGCCTGGGTGCCCCAACTCCACAGCCAGGCCTGTCTCAGGGCCCCACCTCCTGGCTCCgtccgccccccacctcccctggacCTCAGGCCCGCTCCTTAACCGGGGGGCTGGGCCAGCTGGCAATGCCTGGCAAGGCCAAGGTGGAGACACCCCCACTgtcagcctccccaccccagcagcGCCCCCCAGAGCCCCGGACTGGGGATAGCGCGGGCCCATCCCGGGCTGCCACGCCCCTGCCATCCCTGAGGGTGGAAGCGGAGGCTGGGGGCTCAGCAACAGGGACCCCTCCCCTGTCCCGGTCAAAGGATGGAGCCCTGCGGCTAAGGATGGAGTTGGTCACTCCAGAGGAGATGGGGCAG gtgcccccactcgACTCTCGCCCCGGCTCCCCAGCCCTTTACTTGTTCCCCGATGCCAGTCTGGTTCACAAGTCTCCAGACCCCTTTGGAGCAgcagcagcccagagcctcagCCTGGCCCGCTCCATGCTGGCCATCAGTGGCCACCTGGACAGCGATGATGATAG CGGCTCCGGAAGCCTGGTTGGCATTGACAACAAGATCGAACAAGCCATG GACTTGGTGAAGTCCCACCTCATGTTTGCGGTccgggaggaggtggaggtgctGAAGGAGCAGATCCGAGACCTGGCCGAGCGGAATGCCGCGCTGGAGCAGGAGAATGGACTGCTGCGTGCCCTGGCCAGCCCCGAGCAGCTGGCCCAGCTGCCTTCCTCGGGGGTCCCGCGGCTTGGGCCCCCTGCGCCCAATGGGCCCTCCGTCTGA
- the NYAP1 gene encoding neuronal tyrosine-phosphorylated phosphoinositide-3-kinase adapter 1 isoform X2, whose protein sequence is MNLLYRKTKLEWRQHKEEEAKRSSSKEVAPAGSAGPGAGPGPGVRVRDIASLRRSLRMGFMTMPASQEHTPHPCRSAMAPRSLSCHSVGSMDSVGAGPGGGGGGLTEDSSARRPPAKPRRHPSTKLSMAGSGADMPPGKKAGSQKPTPEGRESSRKVPPQKPRRSPNTQLSVSFDESCPSAPSPRGGNLPLQRLSRGSCIAGDPEVGAQEEEPVYIEMVGDVFRGGGRSGGGLTGPPLGGRGPTPPAGADSDSEESEAIYEEMKYPLPEEAGEGRANGAPPLTATSSPHQPQALQPHTHRRPASALPSRRDGTPTKTTPCDIPPPFPNLLQHRPPLLAFPQAKPASRTPGDGVSRLPVLCHSKEPAGSTPAPQVPARERETPPPPPPPPAANLLLLGPSGRARSHSTPLPPQGSGQPRGERELPNSHSMICPKAAGAPAAPPAPAALLPGPPKDKAVSYTMVYSAVKVTTHSVLPAGPPLGAGEPKTEKEISVLHGMLCTSSRPPVPGKSSPHSGAMGAAAGVLHHRGCLASPHSLPDPTAGPLTPLWTYPAAAAGLKRPPAYESLKAGGVLNKGCGMGAPSPMVKIQLQEQGTDGGAFASISCAHVIASAGTPEEEEEEMGATTFGAGWALQRKVLYGGRKAKELDKLEDGARAWNGSAEGPGKVEREDRGPMASGIPVRSQGAEGLLARIHHGGDRGGSRTALPIPCQTFPACHRNGDFTGGYRLGRSASTSGVRQAALHTPRPCSQPRDAPSQTHPALPLPLPLPPQPARERDGKLLEVIERKRCVCKEIKARHRPDRGLCKQESMPILPSWRRGPEPRKSGTPPCRRQHTVLWDTAI, encoded by the exons ATGAACCTCCTCTACCGAAAAACCAAGCTGGAGTGGAGGCAGCacaaggaggaggaggccaaGAGGAG ctccaGTAAGGAGGTGGCCCCTGCAGGCTCCGCGGGGCCCGGGGCCGGCCCAGGGCCTGGGGTCCGCGTGCGGGACATCGCCTCGCTGCGCCGCTCCCTCAGGATGGGCTTCATGACAATGCCAGCCTCCCAGgagcacaccccccacccctgccgcagCGCCATGGCCCCACGCTCACTCTCTTGCCATTCAGTGGGCAGCATGGACAGTgttggggctgggcctgggggaggaggtgggggtctcACAGAGGACAGCAGTGCCCGAAGACCCCCTGCCAAGCCCCGGAGACATCCTAGCACCAAGCTCAGCATGGCAGGGTCGGGGGCAGACATGCCCCCAGGCAAGAAAGCAG GCTCACAGAAGCCAACCCCAGAGGGCCGAGAGTCCAGCCGGAAGGTTCCTCCACAGAAGCCCAGGCGAAGCCCCAACACTCAGCTCTCTGTCTCCTTTGATGAGTCCTGCCCCTCAGCTCCCTCTCCTCGAGGGGGGAATCTGCCCCTTCAGCGCCTCAGTAGGGGGTCCTGCATAGCTGGGGACCCTGAGGTGGGTGCCCAGGAAGAGGAGCCCGTGTACATTGAGATGGTGGGGGATGTCTTCAGGGGAGGAGGGCGAAGTGGAGGGGGCCTGACTGGGCCCCCTCTCGGGGGTAGAGGCCCGACCCCTCCAGCTGGTGCCGACTCGGACTCGGAGGAGAGCGAGGCTATATACGAGGAGATGAAGTACCCACTGCCCGAGGAGGCAGGGGAAGGCCGGGCCAATGGGGCCCCTCCATTGACCGCAACCTCCTCGCCACACCAGCCTCAGGCCCTGCAGCCCCACACCCACCGCCGGCCAGCTTCAGCCCTCCCAAGCCGGAGGGATGGGACACCTACCAAGACCACTCCTTGTGAcatccccccacccttccccaacCTCCTCCAACACCGTCCTCCGCTCCTGGCCTTCCCCCAAGCCAAGCCTGCTTCCCGAACCCCTGGCGATGGGGTCTCAAGGCTACCGGTCCTCTGCCACTCGAAGGAGCCAGCGGGctccaccccagctccccaaGTGCCTGCCCGGGAGCGGGAGACGCCTCCCCCGCCGCCTCCGCCTCCTGCTGCCAACCTGCTGCTGCTGGGACCCTCAGGCCGGGCCCGGAGCCACTCAACACCGTTGCCACCCCAGGGCTCTGGCCAGCCCCGGGGGGAGCGGGAGCTCCCCAACTCCCACAGCATGATCTGCCCCAAGGCGGCAGGGGCGCCGgcagcccctcctgccccagccgcCTTGCTCCCTGGCCCCCCCAAGGACAAGGCTGTGTCTTACACCATGGTGTACTCGGCGGTCAAGGTGACCACGCACTCCGTCCTGCCAGCTGGTCCGCCCCTGGGTGCTGGGGAGCCAAAGACGGAGAAGGAGATCTCAGTCCTCCATGGGATGCTGTGCACCAGCTCGAGGCCCCCAGTGCCTGGGAAGTCCAGCCCCCACAGCGGGGCCATGGGCGCAGCAGCTGGGGTCCTCCACCATCGTGGCTGCCTGGCCTCCCCGCACAGCCTTCCGGACCCAACCGCAGGCCCCCTGACTCCCCTCTGGACCTACCCAGCTGCAGCAGCTGGGCTCAAGAGACCCCCTGCCTATGAGAGCCTCAAGGCTGGGGGGGTGCTGAATAAGGGCTGTGGAATGGGGGCCCCATCCCCCATGGTCAAGATCCAGCTTCAGGAGCAAGGGACCGATGGGGGTGCCTTTGCCAGCATCTCCTGCGCCCATGTCATCGCCAGTGCAGGGAcaccagaggaggaagaagaggagatgGGCGCCACGACATTTGGGGCAGGCTGGGCTCTACAGAGGAAGGTCCTGtatggagggaggaaggcaaaagaGCTGGACA AGCTCGAGGATGGTGCCCGGGCCTGGAACGGCAGTGCCGAGGGTCCAGGCAAGGTGGAGCGTGAGGACAGGGGCCCTATGGCATCAGGGATCCCGGTGAGGAGTCAGGGGGCAGAGGGCCTGCTGGCCAGGATCCACCATGGAGGGGACCGAGGAGGGAGCCGCACGGCGCTGCCCATACCCTGCCAGACGTTTCCTGCCTGCCACCGCAATGGAG ACTTCACGGGAGGCTACCGCCTGGGGCGCTCCGCCTCCACCTCTGGAGTCCGGCAGGCCGCGCTCCACACACCCCGGCCCTGCAGCCAGCCTAGGGATGCCCCAAgccag ACCCACCCcgcgctgccgctgccgctgcccctACCGCCTCAGCCTGCCCGTGAGCGCGATGGCAAGCTGCTGGAGGTGATAGAGCGCAAGCGCTGCGTGTGCAAGGAGATCAAGGCCCGCCACCGCCCCGACCGAGGCCTCTGCAAGCAGGAGAGCATGCCCATCCTCCCCAGCTGGCGGCGGGGGCCCGAGCCCCGCAAGTCCGGCACCCCACCCTGCCGCCGGCAGCACACGGTCCTCTGGGACACTGCCATCTGA
- the NYAP1 gene encoding neuronal tyrosine-phosphorylated phosphoinositide-3-kinase adapter 1 isoform X1, with protein MNLLYRKTKLEWRQHKEEEAKRSSSKEVAPAGSAGPGAGPGPGVRVRDIASLRRSLRMGFMTMPASQEHTPHPCRSAMAPRSLSCHSVGSMDSVGAGPGGGGGGLTEDSSARRPPAKPRRHPSTKLSMAGSGADMPPGKKAGSQKPTPEGRESSRKVPPQKPRRSPNTQLSVSFDESCPSAPSPRGGNLPLQRLSRGSCIAGDPEVGAQEEEPVYIEMVGDVFRGGGRSGGGLTGPPLGGRGPTPPAGADSDSEESEAIYEEMKYPLPEEAGEGRANGAPPLTATSSPHQPQALQPHTHRRPASALPSRRDGTPTKTTPCDIPPPFPNLLQHRPPLLAFPQAKPASRTPGDGVSRLPVLCHSKEPAGSTPAPQVPARERETPPPPPPPPAANLLLLGPSGRARSHSTPLPPQGSGQPRGERELPNSHSMICPKAAGAPAAPPAPAALLPGPPKDKAVSYTMVYSAVKVTTHSVLPAGPPLGAGEPKTEKEISVLHGMLCTSSRPPVPGKSSPHSGAMGAAAGVLHHRGCLASPHSLPDPTAGPLTPLWTYPAAAAGLKRPPAYESLKAGGVLNKGCGMGAPSPMVKIQLQEQGTDGGAFASISCAHVIASAGTPEEEEEEMGATTFGAGWALQRKVLYGGRKAKELDTELEDGARAWNGSAEGPGKVEREDRGPMASGIPVRSQGAEGLLARIHHGGDRGGSRTALPIPCQTFPACHRNGDFTGGYRLGRSASTSGVRQAALHTPRPCSQPRDAPSQTHPALPLPLPLPPQPARERDGKLLEVIERKRCVCKEIKARHRPDRGLCKQESMPILPSWRRGPEPRKSGTPPCRRQHTVLWDTAI; from the exons ATGAACCTCCTCTACCGAAAAACCAAGCTGGAGTGGAGGCAGCacaaggaggaggaggccaaGAGGAG ctccaGTAAGGAGGTGGCCCCTGCAGGCTCCGCGGGGCCCGGGGCCGGCCCAGGGCCTGGGGTCCGCGTGCGGGACATCGCCTCGCTGCGCCGCTCCCTCAGGATGGGCTTCATGACAATGCCAGCCTCCCAGgagcacaccccccacccctgccgcagCGCCATGGCCCCACGCTCACTCTCTTGCCATTCAGTGGGCAGCATGGACAGTgttggggctgggcctgggggaggaggtgggggtctcACAGAGGACAGCAGTGCCCGAAGACCCCCTGCCAAGCCCCGGAGACATCCTAGCACCAAGCTCAGCATGGCAGGGTCGGGGGCAGACATGCCCCCAGGCAAGAAAGCAG GCTCACAGAAGCCAACCCCAGAGGGCCGAGAGTCCAGCCGGAAGGTTCCTCCACAGAAGCCCAGGCGAAGCCCCAACACTCAGCTCTCTGTCTCCTTTGATGAGTCCTGCCCCTCAGCTCCCTCTCCTCGAGGGGGGAATCTGCCCCTTCAGCGCCTCAGTAGGGGGTCCTGCATAGCTGGGGACCCTGAGGTGGGTGCCCAGGAAGAGGAGCCCGTGTACATTGAGATGGTGGGGGATGTCTTCAGGGGAGGAGGGCGAAGTGGAGGGGGCCTGACTGGGCCCCCTCTCGGGGGTAGAGGCCCGACCCCTCCAGCTGGTGCCGACTCGGACTCGGAGGAGAGCGAGGCTATATACGAGGAGATGAAGTACCCACTGCCCGAGGAGGCAGGGGAAGGCCGGGCCAATGGGGCCCCTCCATTGACCGCAACCTCCTCGCCACACCAGCCTCAGGCCCTGCAGCCCCACACCCACCGCCGGCCAGCTTCAGCCCTCCCAAGCCGGAGGGATGGGACACCTACCAAGACCACTCCTTGTGAcatccccccacccttccccaacCTCCTCCAACACCGTCCTCCGCTCCTGGCCTTCCCCCAAGCCAAGCCTGCTTCCCGAACCCCTGGCGATGGGGTCTCAAGGCTACCGGTCCTCTGCCACTCGAAGGAGCCAGCGGGctccaccccagctccccaaGTGCCTGCCCGGGAGCGGGAGACGCCTCCCCCGCCGCCTCCGCCTCCTGCTGCCAACCTGCTGCTGCTGGGACCCTCAGGCCGGGCCCGGAGCCACTCAACACCGTTGCCACCCCAGGGCTCTGGCCAGCCCCGGGGGGAGCGGGAGCTCCCCAACTCCCACAGCATGATCTGCCCCAAGGCGGCAGGGGCGCCGgcagcccctcctgccccagccgcCTTGCTCCCTGGCCCCCCCAAGGACAAGGCTGTGTCTTACACCATGGTGTACTCGGCGGTCAAGGTGACCACGCACTCCGTCCTGCCAGCTGGTCCGCCCCTGGGTGCTGGGGAGCCAAAGACGGAGAAGGAGATCTCAGTCCTCCATGGGATGCTGTGCACCAGCTCGAGGCCCCCAGTGCCTGGGAAGTCCAGCCCCCACAGCGGGGCCATGGGCGCAGCAGCTGGGGTCCTCCACCATCGTGGCTGCCTGGCCTCCCCGCACAGCCTTCCGGACCCAACCGCAGGCCCCCTGACTCCCCTCTGGACCTACCCAGCTGCAGCAGCTGGGCTCAAGAGACCCCCTGCCTATGAGAGCCTCAAGGCTGGGGGGGTGCTGAATAAGGGCTGTGGAATGGGGGCCCCATCCCCCATGGTCAAGATCCAGCTTCAGGAGCAAGGGACCGATGGGGGTGCCTTTGCCAGCATCTCCTGCGCCCATGTCATCGCCAGTGCAGGGAcaccagaggaggaagaagaggagatgGGCGCCACGACATTTGGGGCAGGCTGGGCTCTACAGAGGAAGGTCCTGtatggagggaggaaggcaaaagaGCTGGACA CAGAGCTCGAGGATGGTGCCCGGGCCTGGAACGGCAGTGCCGAGGGTCCAGGCAAGGTGGAGCGTGAGGACAGGGGCCCTATGGCATCAGGGATCCCGGTGAGGAGTCAGGGGGCAGAGGGCCTGCTGGCCAGGATCCACCATGGAGGGGACCGAGGAGGGAGCCGCACGGCGCTGCCCATACCCTGCCAGACGTTTCCTGCCTGCCACCGCAATGGAG ACTTCACGGGAGGCTACCGCCTGGGGCGCTCCGCCTCCACCTCTGGAGTCCGGCAGGCCGCGCTCCACACACCCCGGCCCTGCAGCCAGCCTAGGGATGCCCCAAgccag ACCCACCCcgcgctgccgctgccgctgcccctACCGCCTCAGCCTGCCCGTGAGCGCGATGGCAAGCTGCTGGAGGTGATAGAGCGCAAGCGCTGCGTGTGCAAGGAGATCAAGGCCCGCCACCGCCCCGACCGAGGCCTCTGCAAGCAGGAGAGCATGCCCATCCTCCCCAGCTGGCGGCGGGGGCCCGAGCCCCGCAAGTCCGGCACCCCACCCTGCCGCCGGCAGCACACGGTCCTCTGGGACACTGCCATCTGA